The following proteins come from a genomic window of Halorussus halophilus:
- a CDS encoding DsbA family protein — translation MLSGTAAALAGLAGCSSLTGSPSQETTNSEAGPATTTVARTQASGTATTGGAGNAGDSLLYATDGTTNYGVQMQANPVMGAKDAPVDIYYWSDFQCPFCEKFEQNALPKLTENEVRSGEVRLVFLEFPNIGDASTTAARMSKCVWRQVRESNPAAYKRWHAAVFDAQKKPNSGWASKENLYAITRKVNGVKLDRLRKCLRENRQWASSEIDADVQTARKSGISATPGFVLYNPKSDKAGKIVGAQPYERFQSAIEKVRNA, via the coding sequence ATGCTGAGTGGAACCGCCGCCGCCCTCGCTGGACTCGCTGGCTGTTCGAGCCTCACGGGGTCACCCAGTCAGGAAACGACGAACTCCGAGGCCGGACCCGCGACCACGACGGTCGCGAGGACGCAAGCAAGTGGGACCGCGACGACCGGTGGTGCGGGCAACGCTGGAGACTCCCTGCTGTACGCGACGGACGGCACGACGAACTACGGTGTTCAGATGCAGGCCAACCCCGTGATGGGGGCGAAAGACGCGCCCGTCGACATCTACTACTGGAGCGACTTCCAGTGTCCGTTCTGCGAGAAATTCGAACAGAACGCCCTCCCGAAGTTGACGGAGAACGAAGTTCGCAGTGGAGAGGTCCGCCTCGTCTTCCTCGAATTCCCGAACATCGGCGACGCGTCTACGACCGCCGCGCGGATGTCCAAGTGCGTCTGGCGACAGGTTCGAGAGTCGAACCCCGCCGCGTACAAACGGTGGCACGCCGCCGTCTTCGACGCCCAGAAGAAGCCGAACTCTGGGTGGGCCTCCAAGGAAAATCTTTACGCTATCACGCGGAAGGTAAACGGCGTGAAACTCGACCGGCTTCGAAAGTGCCTGCGAGAGAACAGACAGTGGGCGAGTTCGGAAATCGACGCCGACGTACAGACCGCACGAAAGAGCGGGATTTCCGCGACCCCAGGGTTCGTCCTCTACAATCCGAAGTCGGACAAGGCCGGGAAGATAGTCGGCGCACAGCCCTACGAGCGATTCCAGAGTGCCATCGAGAAAGTTCGAAACGCATGA
- a CDS encoding ArsR/SmtB family transcription factor encodes MSEDCTSADLLGLLDDECARTILTKTSREPMSAQTLDAECEASRPTIYRRLNDLLDCDLVEKRTEPAPDGNHYARYAATVERIEVFVEENGIEVELGDDEGHAADRFTDVWHGIRGEE; translated from the coding sequence GTGAGTGAGGACTGCACTTCCGCGGACCTGTTGGGCCTACTCGACGACGAGTGTGCGCGGACTATCCTCACCAAAACGAGCCGTGAACCGATGTCTGCACAGACACTCGACGCGGAGTGTGAGGCCTCCCGGCCAACCATCTACCGCCGACTCAACGACCTACTCGATTGCGACCTCGTGGAGAAACGTACCGAACCAGCACCCGACGGCAACCACTACGCCCGCTACGCGGCGACCGTCGAACGAATCGAAGTGTTCGTCGAAGAGAACGGCATCGAGGTCGAACTCGGCGACGACGAGGGCCACGCCGCCGACCGCTTCACGGACGTGTGGCACGGAATTCGGGGTGAGGAGTGA
- a CDS encoding DUF7521 family protein — protein sequence MEGMLFVGKLLTMGLGLLIALRGFQGYRRNESEPMLFVGVGFVFLTFGGIMGCSFIRASGMAPGTLGVVQTGLVATGMGFVLYSLYG from the coding sequence ATGGAAGGCATGCTCTTCGTCGGTAAACTCTTGACCATGGGACTCGGCCTCCTCATCGCGCTACGGGGCTTTCAGGGGTATCGCCGCAACGAGAGCGAACCGATGCTGTTCGTCGGCGTCGGGTTCGTCTTCCTCACCTTCGGCGGTATCATGGGCTGTTCGTTCATCCGAGCCTCGGGGATGGCACCGGGAACGCTCGGCGTCGTCCAGACCGGTCTCGTCGCCACCGGCATGGGGTTCGTCCTCTACTCACTGTACGGGTAG
- a CDS encoding cryptochrome/photolyase family protein: MHLHWHRRDLRVADNRALAAGDDQILPVFVFDPEILRHGSPSRVAFMLDALEALRESYRELGGDLVVAHGDPREELPRLADKYDADAIYWNRDYSGIARQRDSEVRLSLDEAAVSRAAYHDELLHEPGTIRTNEGEHYSVYTYFWKKWRDRGKDDALDVPDAGRIAEVSGAVGKLPTLSELGFEEPDADVPPAGTDEARELLAEFCDDAVFRYEEDRDYPTRNATSRLSAHLKWGTIGIREVWEATESAMSKADGDPDDEESEAASVREFQSQLAWREFYAHVLSARPDVVSNNYKGYENPIEWRDDSEALQAWKDGETGYPIVDAGMRQLRQEAYMHNRLRMIVASFLTKDLMLDWRAGYDWFREKLADHDTGNDNGGWQWAASTGTDAQPYFRIFNPTTQGERYDEDAEYIRKFVPELESVPADEIHEWTELSDDRREELAPEYSAPIVDHSERREQAIEMFKKARGEED, encoded by the coding sequence GTGCATCTTCACTGGCATCGTCGGGACCTCCGAGTCGCCGACAACCGTGCGCTGGCCGCCGGAGACGACCAGATTCTTCCGGTGTTCGTCTTCGACCCCGAAATTTTGAGGCACGGGTCGCCGTCCCGAGTCGCGTTCATGCTCGACGCGCTCGAAGCTCTCCGGGAGTCGTACCGCGAACTCGGCGGCGACTTGGTTGTCGCGCACGGTGACCCACGCGAGGAACTGCCGCGACTCGCCGACAAGTACGACGCAGACGCTATCTACTGGAACCGGGACTACTCCGGTATCGCCCGCCAACGCGACTCTGAGGTGAGACTTTCGCTCGACGAAGCCGCGGTTTCGCGGGCCGCCTACCACGACGAACTGCTCCACGAACCTGGCACGATTCGGACGAACGAGGGCGAACACTACTCCGTCTACACCTACTTCTGGAAGAAGTGGCGCGACCGGGGAAAAGACGACGCCCTTGACGTGCCAGACGCCGGACGAATCGCCGAAGTGTCGGGAGCGGTCGGGAAACTCCCGACGCTCTCAGAACTCGGCTTCGAAGAGCCAGACGCAGACGTGCCTCCTGCTGGAACCGACGAGGCGCGCGAACTACTTGCCGAGTTCTGCGACGACGCCGTCTTCCGCTACGAGGAAGACCGCGACTATCCGACGCGGAACGCGACTTCTCGGCTCTCGGCCCATCTCAAGTGGGGCACCATCGGTATTCGAGAGGTCTGGGAAGCGACTGAGAGCGCGATGTCGAAGGCCGACGGCGACCCGGACGACGAGGAGAGCGAAGCCGCCTCCGTTCGGGAGTTCCAGTCGCAACTCGCGTGGCGAGAGTTCTACGCGCACGTGCTGTCGGCCCGGCCGGACGTAGTGTCGAACAACTACAAGGGCTACGAGAATCCCATCGAATGGCGTGACGATTCTGAGGCGCTTCAGGCGTGGAAAGACGGCGAGACTGGGTATCCAATCGTCGATGCCGGAATGCGCCAACTCAGACAGGAAGCGTACATGCACAACCGCCTACGGATGATAGTTGCCTCCTTCCTCACGAAGGACCTGATGCTCGACTGGCGCGCGGGCTACGATTGGTTCCGCGAGAAACTGGCCGACCACGACACCGGCAACGACAACGGTGGCTGGCAGTGGGCCGCCTCGACGGGAACCGACGCCCAACCGTACTTCCGCATCTTCAATCCCACGACGCAGGGCGAACGCTACGACGAAGACGCCGAGTACATCCGGAAGTTCGTTCCCGAACTAGAGAGCGTTCCGGCCGACGAGATTCACGAATGGACCGAACTGAGCGACGACCGACGCGAGGAACTCGCGCCGGAGTATTCCGCACCAATCGTAGACCACAGCGAGCGCCGCGAGCAAGCCATCGAGATGTTCAAGAAAGCGCGCGGCGAGGAGGACTGA
- a CDS encoding TrmB family transcriptional regulator, whose translation MSDSPLADELRQFGLSDKETDTYLTILEHGEAKASTIADDAGVSKRYVYSISEKLEERGFVSVNDHAVPTTIRANPPAEVIDTLSRNLEAMRPELESRYSQTAPQSEGFEIIKSYVTVEKRVRDLVSEADEEIIASIPHALLADVADELRAAIDRGVLVVLILPGSDPADHPDLDGLASVARMWREPMPTMVVADRVSSLLAPTEMSSRSGSGERAIAFTQEYLAPVIIGSFFGNYWPSAEEVYVTTPSDSLGSYTDFRHAVLQATLHLRSGTELRATVRGQKITPGEESGELDGRVVEVRQGLVRPINNSFPVENALVVETRSGTYTIGGQNAFVEDFEATEVVLELPE comes from the coding sequence ATGAGCGACTCCCCACTGGCCGACGAACTCCGCCAGTTCGGGCTTTCGGACAAGGAGACCGACACCTACCTGACGATACTCGAACACGGAGAGGCGAAGGCGAGTACCATCGCCGACGACGCAGGTGTGTCGAAACGCTACGTCTACAGCATCAGCGAGAAGCTCGAAGAACGAGGCTTCGTCTCGGTGAACGACCACGCGGTGCCGACGACTATCCGGGCGAACCCACCAGCGGAGGTCATCGACACGCTCTCTCGGAACCTCGAAGCGATGCGGCCCGAGTTGGAGTCTCGCTACTCCCAGACCGCGCCCCAGTCCGAGGGCTTCGAGATAATCAAGTCCTACGTCACCGTCGAGAAGCGGGTCAGGGACCTCGTGAGCGAGGCCGACGAGGAGATAATCGCCTCGATTCCGCACGCCCTCCTCGCCGACGTGGCCGACGAACTCCGGGCCGCCATCGACCGCGGCGTCCTCGTGGTGCTGATACTCCCCGGCAGCGACCCGGCGGACCACCCCGACCTCGACGGGTTGGCCAGCGTCGCTCGCATGTGGCGTGAACCAATGCCGACGATGGTTGTCGCAGACCGCGTGTCGAGTCTCCTCGCGCCGACAGAGATGAGTTCTCGGTCGGGGTCGGGCGAGCGGGCCATCGCGTTCACCCAAGAGTACCTCGCTCCCGTCATCATCGGGTCGTTCTTCGGCAACTACTGGCCGAGCGCCGAGGAGGTCTACGTCACGACCCCCAGCGACTCACTCGGGTCGTACACCGACTTCCGCCACGCCGTGCTACAGGCGACGCTCCACTTGCGATCCGGCACCGAACTTCGTGCGACCGTCCGCGGGCAGAAAATCACCCCCGGAGAGGAGTCGGGTGAACTCGACGGACGTGTCGTCGAGGTTCGTCAGGGACTGGTCAGACCTATCAACAACTCGTTCCCCGTCGAGAACGCGCTCGTCGTCGAGACGCGGTCTGGGACGTACACTATCGGCGGACAGAACGCCTTCGTCGAGGATTTTGAGGCGACCGAAGTCGTCCTCGAACTGCCAGAGTAA
- a CDS encoding alpha-amylase family glycosyl hydrolase translates to MPTHHPGPPRFTHVGETVELAPRNPTTDATFRWSVGDRPTDSTASVGDGPVVQFAPDEPGVYRLELDAPDGTHSQTVRAFPDPRTTVRFELSDSELPIPQDEVEKISVAAPFNDYTLGRDRPARQDGGYVAEFDLPPGDHEAIFVVNDDFELSTTVDATVEGPGRPRVELDATVEGDEVVVTATEAAAPSGDAPNVEFYLDDRDDLSADAVSIEANKLRAPIDSLPSLARVHAVSFAERHSVGDTVLLETSGSDVAVTRPNDPPEWAEDATMYEIFVRSFAGETVETTFEEIERRVEYLESLGVDVVWLTPVLESPTKHGYHITDFFDTATDLGTREEFLSLVERCHDADIRVVFDLVINHTSRDHPAFQMHRAGVESYADHYEQKPAEKETSDVDWAGENAPGYYFNWTRIPNVNYDSLAVRQWMLNVVEEWASVVDGFRCDVAWGVPHGFWKEVRERVSDDEGDDFLLMDETIPRDPDFHENEFDVHYDTTLYGTLREIGQGERPADAVFDALEDAKRHGFPDSALHLRYVENHDEDRYVGECGEDALRAAAAATLTMPGVPMIYYGQERGMKEYRGTMRWHDGDADLTEFHRRLVHARNEHPALRAEGVEPVAYDADSDGVTAYAREDEDERLVVVLNFDAEPRAVDVDVADTTDLLTGEDVNDGEEVLVEDVVVLEG, encoded by the coding sequence ATGCCAACGCACCATCCCGGCCCGCCGCGGTTCACGCACGTCGGGGAGACGGTCGAACTCGCCCCCCGTAATCCGACGACGGACGCGACGTTCCGATGGTCGGTCGGCGACCGCCCGACAGACAGCACCGCATCGGTCGGTGACGGTCCGGTCGTCCAGTTCGCCCCCGACGAACCGGGCGTCTATCGACTCGAACTCGACGCACCCGACGGGACGCACTCCCAGACCGTGCGCGCCTTTCCTGACCCGCGGACGACCGTTCGGTTCGAACTCTCCGACTCGGAGTTACCGATTCCCCAAGACGAGGTCGAGAAGATTTCGGTCGCCGCGCCGTTCAACGACTACACGCTCGGGCGTGACCGACCCGCGCGCCAAGACGGCGGTTACGTCGCGGAGTTCGACCTCCCGCCGGGCGACCACGAAGCCATCTTCGTCGTCAACGACGACTTCGAACTCTCGACCACTGTCGATGCGACCGTCGAGGGGCCCGGTCGTCCCCGCGTGGAGTTGGATGCCACAGTCGAAGGCGACGAGGTAGTCGTGACCGCGACGGAAGCGGCCGCACCGAGCGGTGACGCGCCGAACGTCGAATTTTATCTGGACGACCGCGACGACCTCTCGGCAGACGCCGTCAGCATTGAGGCCAATAAACTGCGCGCGCCTATCGACTCGCTCCCCTCGCTCGCGCGGGTTCACGCGGTTTCGTTCGCTGAGCGACACAGTGTCGGTGACACGGTACTGCTCGAAACGTCTGGGAGCGACGTGGCCGTCACGCGACCGAACGACCCGCCGGAGTGGGCCGAAGACGCGACGATGTACGAAATCTTCGTTCGTTCGTTCGCGGGTGAGACGGTCGAGACGACCTTCGAAGAGATAGAGCGGCGCGTCGAGTACCTCGAATCGCTCGGCGTGGACGTGGTCTGGCTGACGCCGGTTCTCGAAAGTCCGACCAAGCACGGCTATCACATCACTGACTTCTTCGACACCGCGACGGACCTCGGCACGCGCGAGGAGTTCCTGTCGCTGGTCGAACGGTGCCACGACGCCGACATCCGGGTGGTCTTCGACCTCGTCATCAACCACACCTCCCGCGACCATCCAGCCTTCCAGATGCACAGAGCGGGCGTCGAGTCGTACGCCGACCACTACGAGCAGAAACCCGCCGAGAAGGAGACCTCGGACGTGGACTGGGCGGGCGAGAACGCGCCGGGCTACTACTTCAACTGGACGCGCATTCCGAACGTGAACTACGACTCGCTGGCGGTTCGTCAGTGGATGCTAAACGTAGTCGAGGAGTGGGCTTCGGTCGTGGACGGGTTCCGCTGTGACGTGGCGTGGGGCGTCCCGCACGGCTTCTGGAAGGAAGTTCGGGAGCGAGTTAGCGACGACGAAGGCGACGACTTCTTGCTGATGGACGAGACCATCCCGCGCGACCCCGACTTCCACGAGAACGAGTTCGACGTACACTACGACACGACGCTGTACGGTACGCTCCGGGAAATCGGACAGGGCGAGCGACCCGCCGACGCCGTCTTCGACGCGCTCGAAGACGCCAAGCGACACGGGTTCCCCGACTCGGCGCTCCACCTGCGATACGTCGAGAACCACGACGAAGACCGCTACGTCGGCGAGTGTGGCGAGGACGCGCTCCGCGCGGCCGCCGCCGCGACCCTGACGATGCCCGGCGTTCCGATGATTTACTACGGACAGGAGCGCGGCATGAAGGAGTACCGCGGCACGATGCGCTGGCACGACGGCGACGCCGACCTCACCGAGTTCCACCGCCGACTCGTCCACGCCCGCAACGAGCATCCCGCGCTCCGTGCGGAGGGCGTCGAACCGGTCGCGTACGACGCCGACAGCGACGGCGTGACGGCGTACGCCCGCGAGGACGAGGACGAACGACTCGTGGTCGTGTTGAACTTCGACGCGGAACCGCGAGCAGTAGACGTTGACGTGGCCGACACGACGGACCTGCTGACCGGCGAGGACGTGAACGACGGCGAAGAAGTGCTCGTGGAGGACGTTGTCGTTTTGGAGGGGTAG
- a CDS encoding glycoside hydrolase family 15 protein, whose amino-acid sequence MTLRDALDDYKLDDAESPIFPGERRSTSGCFSGRDGRLVHVARDGSLRDYGYPLTGLNGLVRSRFGVRLGDDVTWFDDCPTRSQRYHDDTALVVTEHTVPTDCADTLATGDQRVVTQYDLTVGDGHVTHFEVGDDAELVAFLGFAPEARETRIGQLSHEGAVELFHADEHDFVGSDADGAEFCGEVPASFEELLSEEPVEFPRNATGGRYEESQLSGNLVCNLPAADGTTTLVTLLTDRDDRSRSEALTRVAELTETHSTVSDLERTAEAQTPDVIDASVPYEAAATADLRVLDLLSAETGLRMAAPDFDPFYAYSGGYGYTWFRDDAEISAFCFEADQRFDLELDDRHAKVAKMYCEIQRSDGTWPHRVWPRDGTLAPGWANGRLEAGDDLDYQADQTASVVTFLGTYFPAVEDENLGSRIRRALDRAMDGLDDTLADDGRPIACQNAWEDMNGRFTHTAATFLEAYATLAQHGPSAAVRERAGERAERVYDALDDLWVPERGIYALRETDGELDDRCDSATFALASAHRAYAEYGELDDQRVERLCSHVRTVANALDRNVGTVRGLVRYEGDDWRQNGQDGEKIWTVSTAWGANAAANVAVILADRDDDAAEFETLARDLLSLVLPGGDLCESSSYLPEQFFDDGTPDSATPLGWPHALRLATVALLEEYEMLQTPVTEKQ is encoded by the coding sequence ATGACGCTCCGCGATGCCCTCGACGACTACAAGCTCGATGACGCCGAGTCGCCGATTTTTCCCGGCGAGCGGCGTTCTACGTCTGGCTGCTTCTCCGGGCGCGACGGCCGACTCGTCCACGTCGCCCGGGACGGGTCGCTCAGAGACTACGGCTACCCGCTCACCGGCCTGAACGGACTCGTCCGTTCTCGGTTCGGGGTCCGACTCGGCGACGACGTTACGTGGTTCGACGACTGTCCGACTCGCTCGCAACGCTATCACGACGACACTGCGCTCGTCGTGACCGAACACACGGTTCCGACAGATTGCGCCGACACCCTCGCCACTGGCGACCAGCGCGTCGTGACCCAGTACGACCTCACGGTCGGCGACGGCCACGTGACCCACTTCGAAGTCGGTGACGACGCCGAACTCGTCGCGTTCCTCGGGTTCGCGCCCGAAGCGCGCGAGACGCGAATCGGGCAACTCAGCCACGAGGGCGCAGTCGAACTGTTCCACGCCGACGAACACGACTTCGTCGGCAGTGACGCAGACGGGGCGGAGTTCTGCGGCGAAGTCCCCGCGAGCTTCGAAGAACTCCTCTCCGAGGAACCGGTCGAGTTCCCCCGGAACGCGACGGGCGGCCGGTACGAGGAGAGTCAACTCAGTGGGAATCTCGTCTGCAACCTTCCCGCGGCAGACGGAACGACGACGCTCGTCACGCTCTTGACCGACCGCGACGACCGGTCTCGGAGCGAGGCACTGACTCGCGTCGCCGAACTGACGGAGACTCACTCGACGGTTTCCGACCTCGAACGTACTGCCGAGGCCCAGACACCCGACGTAATCGACGCGTCGGTACCGTACGAAGCGGCCGCGACGGCCGACCTCCGAGTGCTCGACCTGCTCTCGGCGGAGACTGGTCTCCGCATGGCCGCGCCCGACTTCGACCCATTCTACGCGTACTCCGGCGGGTACGGCTACACGTGGTTCCGAGACGACGCCGAAATCTCGGCGTTCTGCTTCGAGGCCGACCAGCGATTCGACCTCGAACTCGACGACCGCCACGCGAAGGTCGCGAAGATGTACTGCGAGATTCAGCGGTCGGACGGCACGTGGCCCCACCGCGTCTGGCCCCGAGACGGGACGCTCGCCCCCGGTTGGGCGAACGGCCGCCTCGAAGCGGGCGACGACCTCGACTATCAGGCGGACCAGACCGCCAGCGTCGTCACGTTCCTCGGCACGTACTTCCCCGCCGTCGAGGACGAGAATCTCGGTTCACGAATCAGGCGCGCACTCGACCGGGCGATGGACGGACTCGACGACACGCTCGCCGACGACGGGCGTCCAATCGCCTGCCAGAACGCGTGGGAGGACATGAACGGTCGGTTCACGCACACCGCCGCGACGTTCCTCGAAGCCTACGCGACGCTGGCACAGCACGGACCGAGTGCCGCCGTCCGCGAACGCGCGGGAGAGCGAGCAGAGCGCGTCTACGACGCACTCGATGACCTCTGGGTACCCGAACGCGGCATCTACGCACTCCGAGAAACCGACGGCGAACTCGACGACAGATGCGACTCTGCGACGTTCGCACTCGCCAGCGCTCACCGTGCGTACGCCGAGTACGGCGAACTCGACGACCAGCGAGTCGAACGCCTCTGTTCGCACGTCCGCACAGTCGCCAACGCACTCGACCGCAACGTCGGCACCGTGCGGGGACTGGTCCGCTACGAGGGCGACGACTGGCGACAGAACGGACAGGACGGCGAGAAAATCTGGACCGTCTCGACCGCGTGGGGTGCGAACGCGGCGGCGAACGTGGCAGTGATTCTCGCCGACCGCGACGACGACGCCGCAGAGTTCGAGACGCTCGCCCGAGACCTGCTCTCGCTGGTTCTTCCCGGTGGCGACCTCTGTGAATCGAGTAGCTATCTGCCAGAGCAGTTCTTCGACGACGGCACGCCGGACAGCGCGACGCCGCTCGGGTGGCCCCACGCGCTTCGATTGGCGACCGTCGCGCTGCTGGAGGAGTACGAGATGTTGCAGACGCCCGTCACCGAGAAGCAGTAG
- a CDS encoding ABC transporter ATP-binding protein gives MATVTLDDLRKEFDNSRIVAVDDVSVEIDDGEFVTVVGPSGCGKSTTLRMLAGLETPTSGRVYIDGQDVTDVHARKRDVAMVFQNYALYPHKTVEQNMAFGLRMSTDLTKDERAEKVLDAAEMMGIEDLLDDKPDELSGGQKQRVALGRAIVREPDVFLFDEPLSNLDAKLRTTMRTEIQRIQNELGITAIYVTHDQEEAMTMGDRIVILNDGQLQQVGDPTDVYDEPVNEFVGGFVGSPSMNFIDAEVVELGSEVTLVNDDGFEYSLTGALGDDLRQAEPDRVRFGIRPEDVTVAQNGDLRANVEVVEPIGSDNYLYLDLGPDFVARVDSDTEPAPGDSVVVDFAESDVHLFDAETGDSLSEREKQAAALN, from the coding sequence ATGGCGACTGTCACGCTCGACGACCTCAGAAAAGAGTTCGACAACAGCAGAATCGTCGCCGTAGACGACGTCTCGGTCGAAATCGACGACGGCGAGTTCGTCACCGTCGTCGGCCCATCGGGATGCGGGAAGTCCACGACGCTCCGCATGTTGGCCGGACTCGAAACGCCGACCTCGGGACGCGTCTACATCGACGGGCAGGACGTTACGGACGTTCACGCCCGCAAGCGCGACGTAGCGATGGTGTTCCAGAACTACGCACTCTACCCCCACAAGACGGTCGAACAGAACATGGCGTTCGGCCTCCGGATGAGTACCGACCTCACGAAGGACGAACGAGCGGAGAAAGTGTTAGATGCCGCGGAGATGATGGGCATCGAAGACTTGCTCGACGACAAGCCCGACGAACTGTCCGGCGGGCAGAAACAGCGCGTGGCGCTCGGCCGCGCCATCGTCCGCGAACCCGACGTGTTCCTCTTCGACGAACCACTGAGCAACCTCGACGCGAAGCTCAGGACGACGATGCGGACCGAGATTCAGCGCATCCAGAACGAACTCGGCATCACGGCTATCTACGTCACCCACGACCAAGAGGAGGCGATGACGATGGGCGACCGCATCGTCATCCTCAACGACGGGCAACTCCAGCAGGTCGGCGACCCGACCGACGTGTACGACGAACCGGTCAACGAGTTCGTCGGTGGCTTCGTGGGGTCGCCCAGCATGAACTTCATCGACGCCGAAGTCGTCGAGTTGGGAAGCGAGGTGACGCTGGTGAACGACGACGGATTCGAGTACAGCCTCACGGGTGCGCTCGGAGACGACCTGCGCCAAGCGGAACCCGACCGCGTCAGATTCGGCATCCGGCCGGAAGACGTGACTGTCGCCCAGAACGGCGACCTGCGCGCGAACGTGGAAGTCGTCGAGCCAATCGGGAGCGACAACTACCTCTATCTCGACCTCGGCCCGGACTTCGTGGCACGGGTGGACTCCGACACCGAACCCGCTCCCGGCGACTCGGTGGTCGTAGACTTCGCCGAATCGGACGTGCATCTGTTCGACGCGGAGACCGGCGACTCGCTGTCCGAGCGGGAAAAACAAGCGGCGGCGTTGAACTGA